Sequence from the Acidimicrobiales bacterium genome:
TCGACGCCCAGGCCCCGCCCGAAGCCCTGGGCGAAGACGGTCTTGCCGGAACCGAGCTCTCCTGCCAGCAGCAGGACGTCCCCAGGCTCCACCAAGGCAGCCACTGCCGCGGCCAGCTCCCTCGTGTCGTCGGGTGACTTGGTGGCGGCGACGATCACAGTCGCGCTCCGAGCTCCTGCTTGGCCCGCACCAGGTCCGCTCGCATCTCAGCGAGGACCTCGCCTCCCCCGCCCCGCAGGGCGGCGGCCGGATGGTAGGTCGGTATGAGGCTCCCCGAGCGGAAGGGATAGGCCCGTCCCCGCAGGCGTCGGATCCCCTCGCTGGTGTCGAGCAGCAACCTGGTCGCGAAGTTGCCGAGCGTCACCACTACCGCGGGCGCCACCATGTCGAGCTGGGCCTCGAGATAGGGACGGCACGACGCGATCTCGTCCGGCCGCGGGTCCCGGTTGCCCGGCGGCCGGCACTTCACCACGTTGGCGATGTAGGCCTGACGACGCTCGAGGCCGATCTCCTGGCGCAGGAGCCGGTCGAGGAGCTGGCCCGACCGGCCCACGAACGGCTCGCCGGCGAGGTCCTCGTCCCGTCCGGGCCCCTCGCCGACGAGCATCAGTGCGGCGTCGGGTTCCCCGACGCCGAACACAACGTTCGTCCTGCCTTCTGACAGCGGGCAGCGGACACAGACATGTGCTTCCCGCTCGAGC
This genomic interval carries:
- a CDS encoding uracil-DNA glycosylase — translated: MATLVELEREAHVCVRCPLSEGRTNVVFGVGEPDAALMLVGEGPGRDEDLAGEPFVGRSGQLLDRLLRQEIGLERRQAYIANVVKCRPPGNRDPRPDEIASCRPYLEAQLDMVAPAVVVTLGNFATRLLLDTSEGIRRLRGRAYPFRSGSLIPTYHPAAALRGGGGEVLAEMRADLVRAKQELGARL